The Thiomonas sp. FB-Cd genome includes a window with the following:
- the rimM gene encoding ribosome maturation factor RimM (Essential for efficient processing of 16S rRNA): MNTSPKTPPPLDIAWPDGLLQVGHVLGAWGTQGWIKVAPASSEAGVLLKARRWWMQSPLGRPVQRVELAVRLARRHTASVVALLEGVGTRTQAEAMRGWTIHARREDFPPPGEGEYYWVDLIGCAVFNREGLELGTVSGLLDSGAQSILQLKTSAPLGEETKANERLIPFVDAYIVNVDTAARRIVVDWQPDYD, translated from the coding sequence ATGAATACATCCCCTAAAACTCCGCCTCCACTGGACATCGCGTGGCCCGATGGCTTGCTCCAAGTCGGTCACGTGCTGGGCGCCTGGGGTACGCAGGGGTGGATCAAGGTCGCCCCCGCTTCCAGCGAGGCCGGCGTGCTGCTCAAAGCCCGGCGCTGGTGGATGCAATCGCCACTTGGGCGGCCTGTGCAGCGTGTTGAACTCGCCGTTCGGCTGGCGCGCCGCCATACAGCATCCGTCGTCGCCTTGCTCGAGGGAGTCGGCACCCGCACACAGGCGGAAGCGATGAGGGGCTGGACGATCCATGCGCGGCGCGAAGATTTCCCGCCCCCCGGTGAAGGTGAGTATTACTGGGTTGACTTGATCGGTTGTGCCGTATTCAATCGCGAGGGTCTGGAGCTCGGCACTGTTTCCGGGTTGCTGGACAGCGGCGCGCAGTCCATCCTGCAATTGAAAACGAGCGCTCCCCTGGGGGAAGAGACGAAAGCCAATGAGCGCCTCATCCCTTTCGTTGATGCCTACATCGTCAATGTCGACACGGCAGCGCGGCGAATTGTTGTCGACTGGCAGCCAGACTACGACTGA
- a CDS encoding CoA pyrophosphatase has protein sequence MINKPVPPVLPPFDPERVPVTHRDSGLPSVHASRLQSAWLRSRFAQAPDWKPEVFEDVAHARGVTTRQAAVLVPLVERTHGVQLLLTRRNANLHVHAGQISFPGGSRDLDDATPADTALREAHEEIGLHPDHVETLGLMPVYTTITGYAVTPVIAMIDPYAPLRPQPSEVAEVFEVPLEFLMNPAHHELRTWDMQTGLPASGLAPDTTRRSFYAMPWSTADGKRYFIWGATAAMIRNLYRLLIA, from the coding sequence ATGATCAACAAGCCCGTTCCGCCTGTCCTTCCCCCCTTTGATCCCGAGCGGGTTCCGGTTACCCACCGCGATTCGGGGCTCCCCTCGGTGCACGCCTCACGTTTGCAGAGCGCCTGGCTGCGCTCACGCTTCGCCCAGGCACCGGACTGGAAGCCGGAAGTTTTCGAAGACGTTGCCCATGCACGCGGCGTAACAACGCGGCAAGCTGCAGTGCTTGTTCCGCTCGTCGAACGCACCCATGGCGTTCAGCTGCTGCTGACGCGGCGAAACGCCAACCTGCACGTCCATGCCGGGCAGATCAGCTTCCCTGGCGGAAGTCGAGATCTGGATGACGCAACGCCCGCTGACACCGCGCTGCGTGAGGCCCATGAAGAAATCGGTCTTCATCCAGATCACGTCGAAACCCTGGGCCTGATGCCCGTGTACACCACCATCACTGGCTATGCCGTCACGCCGGTCATAGCCATGATTGATCCCTATGCGCCGCTGCGCCCTCAACCCAGTGAAGTTGCCGAGGTTTTTGAGGTGCCTCTGGAATTTCTCATGAACCCCGCGCACCACGAATTGCGGACTTGGGACATGCAAACCGGCCTCCCTGCCTCTGGCCTTGCACCCGACACCACGCGCCGCAGCTTCTATGCCATGCCGTGGAGTACCGCCGACGGCAAACGCTATTTCATCTGGGGCGCTACAGCCGCGATGATTCGCAACCTTTACCGGTTGCTGATCGCTTAG
- the pcnB gene encoding polynucleotide adenylyltransferase PcnB: MIRKLITRLLGGKSQPSAPTGKRLEIPRAQHQINVGQLPNSALTVVRTLQQAGFEAYIVGGAVRDLLLGFKPKDFDVATNATPEQVKPLFRRAILIGRRFRIVHVMFGREIIEVSTFRASMDTQPAARVGGDERNVRDLAGKLHAVDESGRVLRDNVWGPQDQDAARRDFTVNALYYDPTRDIVVDYHHGLRDIKARTLRMIGDPATRYREDPVRLLRVARFAAKLGFAIDPATRAPIAHHTALLRNVPSARLFDETIKLLQTGHALASLEQLRNLGLHKGLLPLIDLALNQPQGEAFVMAALRDTDARLAEGKTASPSFLFACLLWPQVNSHWAALQTEGVPAIAALDQAADEVLSAQAERLAIQRRIAVDMREIWSLQPRLARRTPRYAYSVLEHPRFRAAYDFLLLRARTGGADPDLASWWSHFQDADETERAALIEQAARTNPAEPGKRKRRKRKKPGASQTEPSTGGGGSASSQ; encoded by the coding sequence ATGATCCGCAAACTTATCACTCGCCTGCTTGGCGGCAAATCGCAACCGTCCGCCCCTACGGGCAAACGCTTGGAAATCCCGCGGGCCCAGCACCAGATCAATGTTGGGCAGCTGCCCAACTCCGCGCTCACCGTCGTGCGTACGCTGCAGCAAGCCGGATTCGAAGCCTATATCGTGGGTGGCGCCGTGCGCGATCTTCTGCTTGGATTCAAGCCTAAGGACTTCGACGTCGCCACGAATGCCACGCCGGAACAAGTCAAGCCGCTGTTTCGACGCGCCATTCTCATCGGGAGGCGCTTCCGCATCGTGCACGTCATGTTCGGTCGCGAAATCATTGAAGTATCCACCTTCCGCGCGAGCATGGACACGCAACCCGCCGCCAGAGTGGGTGGTGACGAGCGCAACGTGCGCGATCTTGCGGGCAAGCTCCACGCTGTGGACGAGAGCGGCCGCGTGCTGCGTGACAACGTCTGGGGGCCGCAGGACCAGGATGCCGCGCGCCGTGACTTCACGGTCAACGCGTTGTATTACGACCCGACACGCGATATCGTCGTGGACTACCACCACGGTCTTCGGGATATCAAGGCGCGCACCCTGCGCATGATCGGCGACCCTGCCACCCGCTACCGTGAGGATCCAGTGCGCCTGCTGCGCGTAGCGCGATTTGCTGCCAAGCTTGGCTTCGCCATCGACCCGGCAACACGTGCACCCATCGCCCACCATACGGCTCTGCTACGCAATGTCCCCTCGGCGCGACTATTCGACGAAACAATCAAGCTGCTGCAGACCGGACATGCGCTGGCCTCGCTGGAGCAATTGCGGAACCTGGGGCTGCACAAGGGACTGCTTCCGCTTATCGACCTGGCGCTCAACCAGCCACAAGGCGAGGCCTTTGTGATGGCGGCGCTTCGTGATACTGACGCGCGACTCGCCGAGGGCAAGACAGCAAGTCCCAGCTTTTTGTTCGCCTGTCTGCTGTGGCCGCAGGTCAACAGTCACTGGGCCGCGCTGCAGACCGAGGGCGTGCCGGCCATTGCCGCGCTCGATCAAGCTGCCGATGAGGTGCTGAGCGCCCAAGCCGAGCGCCTCGCCATCCAGCGCCGCATCGCTGTGGACATGCGTGAGATATGGTCGCTGCAGCCACGCCTGGCTCGGCGCACGCCGCGTTATGCATACAGCGTGCTTGAGCATCCACGTTTTCGCGCCGCTTACGATTTTCTGCTGCTGCGAGCACGCACTGGCGGCGCCGATCCTGATCTGGCGAGCTGGTGGTCACACTTCCAGGACGCTGACGAGACTGAACGCGCCGCGCTCATTGAGCAGGCGGCACGGACCAATCCCGCCGAGCCCGGCAAGCGCAAGCGCCGCAAGCGCAAAAAGCCCGGGGCGTCGCAGACTGAGCCGTCCACCGGCGGGGGCGGCAGCGCATCATCCCAGTAG
- the rplS gene encoding 50S ribosomal protein L19, with protein MSTHLIQQLEQEEIQRLTQGKAIPEFSPGDTVIVSVNVVEGSRKRAQAYEGVVIAKRNRGLNSNFIVRKISSGEGVERTFQLYSPMIASIEVKRRGDVRRAKLYYLRGRTGKSARIKEKLA; from the coding sequence ATGAGCACTCATCTGATTCAGCAACTCGAGCAGGAAGAAATCCAGCGCCTGACCCAAGGCAAGGCGATCCCCGAGTTCTCCCCCGGCGACACCGTCATCGTCAGCGTTAACGTGGTCGAAGGATCGCGCAAGCGTGCGCAGGCGTACGAAGGCGTGGTGATCGCCAAGCGAAACCGCGGCTTGAACTCCAATTTCATCGTCCGCAAGATCTCGTCAGGCGAAGGCGTCGAGCGCACGTTCCAGCTCTACTCGCCAATGATCGCCTCAATCGAGGTCAAGCGTCGGGGCGATGTGCGCCGCGCCAAGCTGTACTACCTTCGTGGCCGCACAGGCAAATCTGCCCGCATCAAGGAAAAGCTGGCCTGA
- a CDS encoding GNAT family N-acetyltransferase: MTPVRAAAETDLDAITRIYRHHVLHGTGTFEIDPPDVAEMRRRWQVVVQRGLPWIVVERDGAIAGFAYANWFREREAFRWTVEDSVYIDEVQRGAGLGSLLMEQLLQASAQQGCRQMLAVIGDSANQGSIALHERFGFTHRGVMPAVGWKFGRWLDVVLMQKALGPGAGTAPLLA, from the coding sequence ATGACCCCGGTCCGGGCCGCCGCTGAAACAGACCTCGATGCGATTACCCGCATCTACAGGCATCATGTGTTGCACGGTACGGGCACTTTTGAGATTGATCCGCCCGATGTCGCGGAGATGCGCAGACGGTGGCAGGTCGTGGTCCAGCGCGGCCTGCCTTGGATTGTTGTCGAGCGTGATGGCGCCATTGCAGGCTTCGCCTATGCCAACTGGTTTCGCGAGCGCGAGGCCTTTCGGTGGACCGTGGAGGACTCGGTGTATATCGACGAGGTGCAGCGTGGAGCGGGCCTGGGCTCGCTGCTGATGGAGCAGTTGCTACAGGCTAGCGCCCAGCAGGGATGCCGGCAGATGCTTGCCGTGATTGGCGACTCGGCGAACCAGGGCTCCATCGCCCTGCACGAACGGTTTGGCTTCACCCATCGCGGCGTCATGCCGGCCGTGGGGTGGAAGTTTGGGCGGTGGCTGGATGTCGTATTGATGCAAAAGGCTTTGGGACCTGGCGCCGGGACGGCGCCGCTTCTCGCCTGA
- a CDS encoding NINE protein, producing MARTFKSKSVAAALALLLGVLGAHRFYLKGWRDALGWLHPPLFALGVWGGMRFIDYGENDRIARIAFPVLALVIGVALFQALLIGLTPDTRWDATWNRGNGRVSSSGWGAVLVVIFALLIGAAVLVGGLVFSLQQAFQP from the coding sequence ATGGCCCGAACATTCAAATCCAAGAGCGTGGCCGCCGCCCTGGCGTTGCTTTTGGGCGTGCTCGGGGCTCATCGCTTCTATTTGAAAGGCTGGCGCGATGCGCTCGGCTGGCTGCACCCGCCTCTGTTCGCCCTTGGTGTCTGGGGCGGCATGCGATTTATCGACTACGGCGAGAATGACAGGATCGCGCGAATCGCATTTCCGGTGCTCGCTTTGGTCATTGGTGTCGCACTATTCCAAGCGCTGCTCATTGGGCTGACGCCTGACACGCGCTGGGATGCGACGTGGAATCGCGGCAACGGGCGCGTGTCGTCAAGCGGCTGGGGCGCAGTGCTCGTCGTCATTTTTGCGCTTCTCATTGGTGCCGCGGTGCTGGTCGGCGGCCTGGTGTTCAGCTTGCAGCAGGCGTTCCAGCCGTGA
- the trmD gene encoding tRNA (guanosine(37)-N1)-methyltransferase TrmD has protein sequence MPRFDVLTLFGEYFEPLRTQGVCRRAFDRGAMALQHWNPRDFSIDTHHTVDDRPYGGGPGMVMLVEPLERALRAAQSSRETAGMDTAPVLLFSPAGAKLTQEQVKRWACSAGAVLVCGRYEGIDQRFIDRHVDEEISLGDYVLSGGEIAAMAFLDAVARLQPGVLGSADSAQQDSFSDGLLDCPHYTRPPTHTGLHVPAVLLSGDHARIARWRRDRSLQLTQERRPDLIAIMRRENRLSARDEQALASLD, from the coding sequence ATGCCACGCTTCGACGTGCTGACCCTGTTCGGTGAATACTTCGAGCCGCTACGCACCCAGGGTGTCTGTCGACGCGCCTTTGATCGCGGTGCCATGGCACTGCAGCACTGGAACCCGCGCGATTTTTCGATCGATACCCACCACACCGTGGATGACCGCCCCTACGGCGGGGGACCGGGCATGGTGATGCTGGTTGAGCCCCTGGAACGCGCTTTGCGAGCGGCGCAGAGCTCCCGTGAAACCGCGGGGATGGACACTGCACCAGTGCTGCTTTTTTCACCTGCTGGCGCAAAGCTGACGCAAGAGCAGGTGAAGCGGTGGGCCTGCTCGGCAGGCGCCGTCCTGGTTTGCGGGCGCTACGAAGGCATCGATCAGCGCTTTATCGACCGCCATGTGGACGAAGAAATCAGCCTTGGAGACTATGTGCTGTCAGGCGGTGAAATTGCGGCCATGGCCTTTCTCGATGCCGTGGCACGATTACAGCCCGGCGTGCTGGGAAGCGCAGATTCAGCCCAGCAGGACAGCTTCTCCGACGGACTGCTTGACTGCCCGCACTACACCCGCCCGCCAACGCACACGGGCCTTCATGTTCCGGCAGTCTTGCTATCGGGCGACCATGCACGCATTGCGCGCTGGCGGCGCGACCGCAGCCTGCAACTGACCCAAGAGCGAAGGCCCGATCTCATCGCCATCATGCGCCGCGAAAACCGCCTCAGCGCGCGCGATGAGCAAGCACTCGCAAGTTTGGATTAA
- the rpsP gene encoding 30S ribosomal protein S16, which produces MVVIRLSRAGAKGRPFYHIVATDSRNRRDGRYLERLGFYNPVARGQEQPLRIEIARLDYWAGVGAQLSPTVQRLVKQSKQAQAPVPASA; this is translated from the coding sequence ATGGTCGTCATTCGTCTTTCACGCGCCGGTGCCAAAGGGCGCCCCTTCTACCACATCGTGGCCACCGATTCCCGCAATCGCCGTGACGGTCGGTACCTCGAGCGCCTGGGTTTCTACAATCCGGTTGCCCGAGGGCAGGAGCAGCCGCTGCGCATCGAGATTGCCCGCCTGGACTATTGGGCTGGTGTGGGCGCTCAACTCTCGCCAACAGTCCAGCGCCTCGTCAAGCAATCCAAGCAGGCTCAGGCGCCCGTTCCTGCGTCGGCCTGA
- the folK gene encoding 2-amino-4-hydroxy-6-hydroxymethyldihydropteridine diphosphokinase, with the protein MARQDPAGAEVALISLGANLGDGAKALHTALAALQTVPACRLVEASSLYRSAPVDAAGPDYWNAVVAMQCGLTPDALLAWLQRLENEHGRERPQGVHNAPRTLDLDLLLFGSRRLHDERLILPHPRMHLRAFVLVPLAEIWPHWTLPDGESVAHAARRLQQAGQQIQRVGPLAIISTNS; encoded by the coding sequence ATGGCACGCCAAGACCCGGCCGGGGCCGAGGTCGCCCTCATCAGCCTGGGCGCAAATCTGGGTGACGGCGCGAAGGCCTTGCATACGGCTCTTGCCGCTCTGCAGACTGTGCCCGCCTGCCGTCTTGTCGAGGCTTCGAGCCTTTATCGCAGCGCTCCCGTGGATGCGGCGGGACCAGACTACTGGAACGCTGTTGTTGCCATGCAGTGCGGCTTGACGCCGGACGCCCTGCTCGCCTGGCTACAACGCCTTGAGAACGAGCACGGGCGCGAGCGCCCGCAAGGGGTTCACAATGCACCACGCACGCTCGATCTCGATTTGCTTCTTTTCGGCTCGCGCCGTCTGCACGATGAACGGCTCATCTTGCCCCATCCACGAATGCATCTGCGCGCCTTTGTGCTGGTGCCTCTCGCGGAGATCTGGCCGCATTGGACTTTGCCTGACGGCGAGTCCGTCGCGCACGCGGCGCGCCGGCTTCAACAAGCGGGGCAGCAAATCCAGCGCGTTGGCCCCCTTGCCATCATCTCGACCAATTCGTAA